The following are encoded together in the Xanthomonas sacchari genome:
- the pfkB gene encoding 1-phosphofructokinase — MSVDAVTITLNPAIDLTVAIDRLQPGQVHRARSAHAIAGGKGINVAACLADAGLRCAALGVLGADNAQTFETLFAERGIDDRCLRAPGDTRTNLKLVAADSGATTDINLPGLALDQAQLDSVGARLAELLRPGLPVVLCGSLPAGLAEDTWRQLQAQAAAAGARVLLDTSGAPLHAALDAPRAQLPFAIKPNRHELEEWAGAPLASTADLLGAARALLARGIGLVAVSLGSDGALFVRGEQALLAQPPQVTGGSSVGAGDAMVAGLVAALRADADLATCARQATAFAVATLGSGVARRLPRERLAELAAAVRVETLA; from the coding sequence ATGAGCGTCGATGCCGTCACCATCACCCTGAATCCGGCGATCGACCTGACCGTGGCGATCGACCGGCTGCAACCGGGCCAGGTGCACCGTGCGCGCAGCGCCCATGCCATCGCCGGCGGCAAGGGCATCAATGTCGCCGCCTGCCTGGCCGACGCCGGGCTGCGCTGCGCCGCGCTCGGCGTGCTCGGCGCAGACAACGCGCAGACGTTCGAGACGCTGTTCGCCGAACGCGGCATCGACGACCGCTGCCTGCGCGCGCCCGGCGACACCCGCACCAACCTCAAGCTGGTCGCCGCCGACAGCGGCGCCACCACCGACATCAACCTGCCCGGCCTGGCCCTGGACCAGGCGCAGCTCGACAGCGTCGGCGCGCGCCTGGCCGAACTGCTGCGCCCCGGCCTGCCGGTGGTGCTCTGCGGCAGCCTGCCGGCCGGCCTGGCCGAGGACACCTGGCGGCAGCTGCAGGCGCAGGCCGCCGCGGCCGGTGCACGGGTGCTGCTGGACACCAGCGGCGCGCCGCTGCACGCCGCCCTGGACGCGCCGCGCGCGCAACTGCCGTTCGCGATCAAGCCCAACCGCCACGAACTGGAGGAATGGGCCGGCGCGCCGCTGGCCAGCACCGCCGACCTGCTCGGCGCCGCACGCGCCTTGCTGGCGCGCGGCATCGGCCTGGTGGCGGTGTCGCTGGGCAGCGACGGCGCGCTGTTCGTACGCGGCGAGCAGGCGCTGCTGGCGCAGCCGCCACAGGTGACCGGCGGCAGCAGCGTCGGCGCCGGCGATGCGATGGTGGCCGGCCTGGTCGCGGCATTGCGCGCCGACGCCGACCTGGCGACCTGCGCGCGCCAGGCCACCGCCTTCGCCGTGGCCACGCTGGGCAGCGGCGTCGCCCGCCGCCTGCCGCGCGAGCGCCTGGCCGAGCTGGCCGCTGCGGTTCGCGTGGAGACCCTGGCATGA